The following coding sequences lie in one Erwinia amylovora genomic window:
- a CDS encoding YbfA family protein, with translation MGLYQHYSLGRIFLRRSLVLILGISAFPLMLFRSDRARFYSYLHRIWVKTSDRPVWLAQAEDAGCNYY, from the coding sequence ATGGGTCTTTATCAACATTATTCATTGGGCCGCATTTTCTTACGTCGCAGCCTGGTGCTTATCCTGGGTATTAGCGCTTTTCCATTAATGCTGTTCCGCTCTGACCGCGCTCGTTTTTACAGCTATTTGCACCGTATCTGGGTTAAAACCAGCGATCGGCCGGTGTGGCTGGCGCAGGCTGAAGACGCCGGCTGCAACTATTATTAA
- the pgm gene encoding phosphoglucomutase (alpha-D-glucose-1,6-bisphosphate-dependent) translates to MANHPRAGQPARQSDLINVAQLTSQYYVLQPELGNAEHAVKFGTSGHRGSAGRQSFNETHILAIAQAIAEERKKNGVTGPCYVGKDTHALSEPAMVSVLEVLAANGVDVIVQQDNGYTPTPAISNAILEHNKSGGPLADGIVITPSHNPPEDGGIKYNPPNGGPADTNVTKVVEDRANALIKDRLKEVKRVTLDQAWASGHLQEKDLIQPYIEGLAQIVDIAAIQKAGLKIGVDPLGGAGIAYWQRIADYYQLDLTIVNDAVDQTFRFMHLDHDGVIRMDCSSESAMAGLLALRDEFDLAFANDPDYDRHGIVTPAGLMNPNHYLAVAIQYLFQHRPQWGKEVAVGKTLVSSAMIDRVVEDLGRQLVEVPVGFKWFVDGLYDGSFGFGGEESAGASFLRFDGTPWSTDKDGIIMCLLAAEITAVTGKNPQQHYDELAARFGAPSYNRLQAPATSAQKSALSKLSPDRVSADTLAGDAITARLTAAPGNGAAIGGLKVMTKNGWFAARPSGTEDAYKIYCESFLGADHREKIEKEAVEIVSAVLNNA, encoded by the coding sequence ATGGCCAATCACCCCCGTGCCGGGCAACCCGCCCGGCAGAGCGATTTGATTAACGTTGCACAGTTAACCTCGCAGTATTACGTCTTGCAGCCTGAACTGGGCAACGCAGAGCATGCGGTAAAATTTGGCACCTCGGGCCATCGCGGCAGCGCGGGTCGCCAAAGCTTTAACGAAACGCATATTCTGGCGATTGCGCAGGCAATTGCTGAAGAGCGTAAAAAAAACGGTGTGACCGGTCCCTGTTATGTCGGCAAGGATACGCATGCGCTGTCAGAACCGGCGATGGTCTCGGTGCTGGAAGTGCTTGCAGCTAACGGTGTCGATGTGATCGTGCAGCAGGATAACGGCTATACGCCAACGCCGGCGATCTCTAATGCGATCCTTGAACACAATAAAAGCGGCGGCCCGCTGGCGGACGGTATTGTCATCACTCCGTCCCATAACCCGCCGGAAGATGGCGGGATCAAGTATAACCCGCCGAACGGTGGCCCGGCCGATACCAATGTGACTAAAGTGGTGGAAGACCGCGCCAACGCGCTGATCAAAGACCGGCTGAAAGAAGTTAAGCGCGTGACGCTGGATCAGGCGTGGGCCAGTGGTCATTTGCAGGAAAAAGATCTGATCCAGCCATACATCGAAGGTCTGGCGCAAATCGTTGACATCGCGGCGATCCAGAAAGCCGGGCTGAAAATCGGCGTCGATCCGCTGGGCGGTGCAGGTATCGCTTACTGGCAGCGCATCGCCGATTATTACCAGCTTGACCTGACCATCGTTAATGATGCCGTTGACCAGACTTTCCGCTTTATGCATCTGGATCACGATGGCGTGATCCGCATGGACTGCTCATCGGAATCGGCTATGGCTGGCCTGCTGGCGCTGCGCGATGAATTCGATTTGGCGTTTGCTAACGACCCGGACTATGACCGTCACGGTATCGTCACGCCCGCTGGCCTGATGAATCCTAACCATTATCTGGCGGTAGCGATTCAGTATCTGTTCCAGCACCGCCCGCAGTGGGGCAAAGAGGTTGCCGTCGGAAAAACGCTGGTTTCCAGCGCGATGATCGACCGCGTGGTCGAGGATCTGGGGCGTCAGCTGGTGGAAGTGCCGGTCGGTTTCAAATGGTTCGTGGATGGCCTGTATGATGGCAGTTTTGGCTTTGGTGGCGAAGAAAGCGCCGGTGCTTCATTCCTTCGCTTCGACGGCACGCCGTGGTCGACCGATAAAGACGGCATCATCATGTGCCTGCTGGCAGCGGAGATTACCGCAGTTACCGGCAAGAACCCGCAGCAGCACTATGATGAGCTGGCCGCGCGCTTTGGCGCACCAAGCTACAATCGTTTGCAGGCTCCGGCCACCTCGGCTCAGAAATCCGCCTTGTCTAAACTGTCACCGGACAGGGTCAGCGCCGATACGCTGGCGGGTGATGCTATCACCGCCCGCCTGACAGCGGCTCCGGGTAACGGTGCAGCTATTGGTGGTTTGAAAGTGATGACCAAAAACGGCTGGTTTGCTGCACGTCCGTCCGGTACGGAAGATGCCTACAAAATTTACTGCGAAAGCTTCCTCGGTGCCGATCACCGCGAGAAAATAGAGAAAGAAGCGGTAGAGATTGTCAGTGCGGTTCTGAATAACGCCTGA
- the seqA gene encoding replication initiation negative regulator SeqA: MKTIEVDEELYRYIASHTQHIGESASDILRRMLKFTAGQNVPTATETTDAPAKAHSQNPVRVVRELLLSDEYAEQKKAVNRFMLILSTLYRLDAKAFGAATESLHGRTRVYFAGNQQTLLESGTHTKPQHVPGTPYWVITNTNTDRKRSMVEYIMQSMQFPAELTDKVCGTL; this comes from the coding sequence ATGAAAACGATAGAAGTCGACGAAGAACTATACCGTTATATAGCCAGCCACACTCAGCATATTGGTGAAAGCGCATCGGATATTTTGCGCCGGATGTTGAAGTTCACGGCGGGTCAGAATGTCCCGACTGCAACCGAAACAACTGACGCGCCAGCTAAAGCGCATTCGCAAAACCCGGTGCGTGTCGTGCGCGAGCTATTGCTGTCTGATGAGTATGCCGAACAAAAAAAAGCAGTAAATCGCTTCATGCTGATCCTGTCAACTTTGTACCGTCTGGATGCCAAAGCGTTTGGTGCAGCGACAGAGTCACTGCATGGGCGTACCCGCGTCTATTTCGCAGGTAATCAGCAAACATTGCTGGAGAGTGGTACCCATACCAAGCCGCAGCATGTTCCTGGCACGCCTTACTGGGTGATCACTAACACCAATACCGATCGTAAACGCAGCATGGTGGAATACATCATGCAGTCAATGCAGTTCCCGGCGGAACTGACTGACAAAGTTTGCGGTACCCTCTAA
- the kdpE gene encoding two-component system response regulator KdpE, producing the protein MTTILIVEDEKEIRRFLRVALEGEDFRVVDAETLKRGLIEAATRKPQLVILDLGLPDGDGCQFIHEIRQWSTMPVIVLSARSDESDKITALDAGADDFLTKPFGVGELLARVRVALRHRPQSSENVQAQVNFGSVSVDIAARRVTRNGQDLHLTPIEFRLLVSLLNHPGKVMTQRQLLMQVWGPNAVEHHHYLRIYMGHLRQKLEHDPAQPQHLLTETGVGYRFMP; encoded by the coding sequence GTGACCACCATTTTGATTGTTGAAGATGAAAAAGAGATCCGCCGTTTTCTGCGCGTTGCGCTGGAAGGCGAAGATTTCCGCGTTGTCGATGCAGAAACCCTGAAGCGTGGCCTGATTGAAGCGGCAACACGTAAACCGCAGCTGGTCATCCTCGATCTCGGACTGCCTGACGGCGATGGCTGCCAGTTTATTCATGAAATTCGCCAGTGGAGCACCATGCCGGTGATTGTCCTCTCGGCGCGCAGCGACGAGAGTGACAAGATCACGGCGCTTGATGCCGGTGCAGATGACTTTCTGACTAAGCCGTTCGGCGTGGGTGAGTTGCTGGCACGAGTTCGCGTTGCCCTGCGCCATCGTCCGCAGAGTAGCGAAAACGTTCAGGCTCAGGTCAATTTCGGCAGCGTTAGCGTTGATATCGCCGCTCGGCGCGTCACCCGCAACGGCCAGGACCTGCACCTGACCCCCATTGAGTTTCGTCTGCTGGTGAGCCTGCTGAATCATCCCGGTAAAGTGATGACGCAACGTCAGCTGCTGATGCAGGTTTGGGGACCTAATGCGGTTGAACATCACCATTATCTGCGTATTTACATGGGCCATCTGCGGCAAAAGCTGGAACATGACCCGGCGCAGCCGCAGCATCTTCTCACCGAAACCGGCGTTGGATATCGCTTTATGCCATAA